A single region of the Lotus japonicus ecotype B-129 chromosome 4, LjGifu_v1.2 genome encodes:
- the LOC130714640 gene encoding serpin-Z2B-like → MLVFANALHFKGEWKNKFLDPLYTKNSDFHLLNGTTVKAPFMTSQKETQYVRTFDGFKVLRLSYKQGRDKERRFSMCIFLPDAIDGLSSLIGKLASQSGFLKGKLPRRKVRVDDFKIPKFKISFALEASTVLKELGVISPFTKTDADFTNMVDSPSDELYVANLYHKASIEVNEQGTEAAATSSWRAILECCPSPGGIDFVADHPFLFLIREDLTGTVLFIGQVLNPLDGAATSLKKEDLKAEHLARILGNDGEEEDEGDGDDDDKPKVPPKKKKRSRKD, encoded by the exons ATGCTTGTGTTTGCAAATGCCCTCCACTTCAAGGGCGAGTGGAAAAACAAGTTTCTTGATCCCCTTTACACAAAGAATTCTGATTTTCACTTGCTTAATGGTACCACAGTCAAGGCTCCCTTCATGACTAGCCAGAAGGAGACGCAGTACGTTAGGACTTTTGATGGTTTCAAAGTCCTCCGTCTTTCTTATAAGCAAGGTAGAGATAAAGAGCGTCGATTCTCCATGTGCATTTTCCTTCCGGATGCAATAGATGGACTGTCGTCTTTAATTGGAAAGTTGGCTTCACAATCTGGTTTCTTGAAAGGCAAGCTTCCTCGGCGAAAAGTAAGAGTAGATGATTTCAAGATTCCGAAATTCAAGATTTCGTTTGCACTTGAAGCTTCTACTGTGCTGAAGGAGCTGGGAGTGATTTCGCCTTTCACTAAAACGGATGCGGATTTTACAAATATGGTGGACTCTCCTTCTGATGAATTATATGTTGCTAACTTGTATCATAAAGCTTCTATTGAGGTAAATGAACAAGGCACTGAAGCTGCAGCAACCTCTTCATGGAGAGCGATACTAGAGTGTTGTCCCTCTCCTGGTGGTATTGATTTTGTAGCTGATCACCCTTTCCTCTTCTTGATCCGAGAAGATTTGACCGGAACTGTCCTCTTCATTGGGCAGGTGCTCAATCCTCTTGATGGAGCAGCCACGTCGCTGAAGAAG GAGGATTTGAAAGCAGAACACCTTGCCCGCATTTTAGGCAATGATggagaggaggaagatgaaggtgaTGGCGACGATGATGATAAGCCTAAGGttccaccaaagaagaaaaagaggtcAAGAAAGGATTAG